One genomic segment of Campylobacter sp. includes these proteins:
- a CDS encoding DUF4492 domain-containing protein: MFFGKILKFYAQGFASMKLGKTLWAVILIKLFIIFVLLKFFIFDENLDSKFKTDQEKIDFIYKNLTKE; the protein is encoded by the coding sequence ATGTTTTTCGGCAAAATTTTAAAATTTTACGCGCAGGGATTTGCTTCGATGAAGCTTGGTAAAACGCTATGGGCGGTGATTTTGATCAAGCTATTTATAATTTTTGTGCTACTGAAATTTTTCATTTTCGACGAAAACTTGGATTCTAAATTTAAAACCGATCAAGAAAAAATCGATTTCATCTATAAAAATTTGACTAAGGAGTAG
- a CDS encoding shikimate dehydrogenase codes for MDRFAVFGNPIAHSLSPLLHNYTIKFLALNAYYGRVLLQRGEELRAKFEALRLTGANVTVPFKLDALKACDVLSEAAQRIGSVNTLVLKGSALHGFNTDAQGFFCAILDFGEIRNALILGAGGTTRAIGYALGKNGVKFDILNRSTKDFNFGCEEFFTYENFKSKDYDLIVNATGAGLKDDALPAPEGVIDEILSRAKFAFDAIYGKQTPFLQAARAKNLPAKDGKEMLVNQGALAFNLFFGGKFDLAEIVALMSRAANLR; via the coding sequence GTGGACAGATTCGCGGTTTTCGGCAACCCGATCGCCCACTCCCTCTCGCCGCTACTTCATAATTACACTATAAAATTTCTAGCCCTAAACGCCTACTATGGGCGAGTTTTGCTGCAGCGCGGCGAGGAACTGCGAGCTAAATTTGAAGCTTTAAGGCTTACGGGTGCGAACGTGACCGTGCCTTTTAAGCTCGACGCGCTCAAAGCCTGCGATGTCCTAAGCGAGGCGGCGCAAAGGATCGGCTCGGTAAATACGCTGGTGCTAAAAGGCAGTGCGCTGCACGGCTTTAACACCGACGCCCAGGGGTTTTTCTGCGCGATCTTGGATTTTGGCGAGATTCGCAACGCGCTTATTTTAGGCGCAGGCGGCACGACGCGAGCGATCGGCTACGCACTAGGCAAAAACGGCGTGAAATTTGACATCCTAAATCGCAGCACAAAGGATTTTAACTTCGGCTGCGAGGAATTTTTTACCTATGAAAATTTCAAATCCAAAGACTACGATCTTATCGTCAATGCCACCGGCGCGGGTCTCAAAGATGACGCGCTACCAGCGCCCGAGGGAGTAATAGATGAAATTTTATCCCGCGCGAAATTTGCTTTTGACGCTATCTACGGCAAGCAGACTCCGTTTTTGCAAGCCGCGCGTGCAAAAAATCTGCCCGCAAAAGACGGCAAGGAGATGCTTGTAAATCAGGGCGCACTTGCTTTCAATCTCTTTTTCGGTGGTAAATTCGACTTAGCGGAGATTGTAGCGCTGATGAGCCGTGCTGCAAATTTACGCTAA
- a CDS encoding serine hydroxymethyltransferase, with product MSNLEKFDNEIFSLTNKELARQCDYLEMIASENFTYPEVMEAMGSVLTNKYAEGYPGKRYYGGCEFVDEIEQIAIDRCKKLFGCEFANVQPNSGSQANQGVYAAFLKPGDKILGMALSHGGHLTHGAKVSSSGKMYESFEYGVELDGRINYDKVLEIAQIVKPKMIVCGASAYTREIDFAKFRQIADSVGAFLFADVAHVAGLVVAGEHTNPFPHCHVVSSTTHKTLRGPRGGIIMTNDEEFAKKINSAIFPGIQGGPLMHVIAAKAVGFKHNLSPEWKVYAKQVKANARVLGETLVGRGFDLVSGGTDNHLILMSFLNRDFSGKDASAALENAGITTNKNTVPGETRSPFVTSGIRVGSPALTARGMKEKEFEFIGNKIADVLSDISNSKLQAQVKEEVRDLAHRFIIYDRAMY from the coding sequence GTGTCAAATTTAGAAAAATTCGATAATGAAATTTTTAGTTTAACCAACAAAGAGCTTGCGCGCCAGTGCGATTATTTGGAGATGATCGCGAGCGAAAATTTCACCTATCCCGAGGTGATGGAGGCTATGGGCTCGGTGCTAACGAACAAATACGCCGAGGGCTATCCAGGCAAGCGCTACTACGGCGGTTGCGAGTTCGTAGATGAGATCGAGCAGATCGCGATCGATCGCTGCAAAAAGCTCTTCGGCTGTGAGTTCGCAAACGTCCAGCCAAATAGCGGCAGCCAAGCCAACCAAGGCGTCTATGCCGCATTTTTGAAACCGGGCGATAAAATTTTAGGCATGGCGCTTAGCCACGGCGGACATTTGACGCACGGCGCGAAGGTTTCAAGCAGCGGAAAGATGTATGAGAGCTTCGAATACGGCGTAGAGCTCGACGGCCGCATAAACTATGATAAGGTGCTTGAGATCGCTCAAATCGTAAAGCCGAAGATGATCGTTTGCGGTGCGAGCGCCTATACGCGCGAGATAGATTTTGCTAAATTTAGACAGATCGCAGATAGCGTGGGCGCTTTTCTTTTCGCCGACGTAGCGCATGTCGCAGGGCTAGTCGTCGCAGGCGAACATACTAATCCGTTTCCGCACTGCCACGTCGTAAGCTCGACCACGCATAAAACGCTTCGCGGTCCGCGCGGCGGCATCATAATGACTAACGACGAAGAATTTGCTAAAAAGATTAACTCGGCGATCTTCCCGGGTATCCAGGGCGGCCCGCTAATGCACGTCATCGCCGCTAAGGCGGTGGGCTTTAAACACAATCTAAGCCCCGAGTGGAAGGTCTACGCCAAGCAGGTCAAGGCAAACGCTAGAGTTTTGGGCGAGACGCTGGTTGGGCGCGGCTTTGATCTAGTAAGCGGCGGCACCGATAATCATCTGATTTTAATGAGCTTTTTAAATAGAGATTTTAGCGGCAAGGACGCTAGTGCCGCGCTTGAAAATGCAGGTATTACGACGAATAAAAACACCGTACCGGGCGAGACGCGCAGCCCGTTCGTCACCAGTGGTATCCGCGTCGGCAGCCCCGCACTTACCGCGCGCGGAATGAAGGAGAAAGAATTTGAGTTTATCGGAAATAAAATCGCCGACGTACTAAGCGATATCTCAAATTCCAAGCTTCAGGCGCAGGTCAAAGAGGAAGTGCGGGATTTGGCGCACCGCTTTATCATCTACGACCGCGCGATGTATTAA
- the lysS gene encoding lysine--tRNA ligase, translating into MFDSQLEIQRIDKASELRNLGANPYPHFLKKDMSIAEFKEKFGYIKDTEDKKASEEVSLAGRLKLKRVAGKSTFANIEDQSGNIQIYYSRDSIGEEDYAKFKKNLEVGDIILVRGYAFVTQTGEFSIHASKITLASKAICPLPEKFHGLVDIEMRYRQRYLDMIMNPEVREDFIKRSIIVSEIRSFFEKHGFLEVETPMMHPIAGGANAKPFITHHNALDVDRYLRIAPELYLKRLVVGGMEAVFEINRNFRNEGMDLTHNPEFTSIEFYWAWHDYNDAMNLTEELFKALFKRLGLGEILTYDEREIDFSKPFARIKYLDALTQIGGIEPQIVNDREKIIAKLKEDRFEVNEKLDLGHLQSELFDNYVEAKLINPTFIVDFPISISPLSRRSDENPQIAERFELYIAGKELANAFNELNDPLDQYARFKAQIDAKNAGDDEAHEMDEDYVRALSYAMPPTTGWGLGIDRLAMILLNKKSIRDVILFPAMRPLNLEKE; encoded by the coding sequence TTGTTTGATAGCCAGTTAGAAATCCAAAGGATAGACAAGGCGTCGGAACTTCGGAATTTAGGGGCTAATCCCTATCCGCACTTTCTAAAAAAAGATATGAGCATAGCCGAGTTTAAAGAGAAATTCGGCTACATAAAAGATACCGAGGATAAAAAAGCGAGCGAGGAGGTAAGCCTTGCCGGAAGGTTAAAGCTAAAGCGCGTCGCGGGCAAATCCACCTTCGCAAACATAGAAGATCAAAGCGGCAATATTCAAATTTATTACTCTCGCGATAGCATAGGTGAGGAGGATTACGCTAAATTTAAGAAAAATCTCGAAGTAGGCGATATAATTTTGGTGCGCGGATACGCTTTCGTCACCCAAACGGGCGAGTTTTCGATCCATGCTAGTAAAATAACGCTTGCATCCAAAGCGATCTGCCCGCTTCCGGAGAAATTTCACGGCCTTGTCGATATCGAGATGCGCTACCGCCAAAGATATCTTGATATGATAATGAACCCCGAGGTCCGCGAGGATTTTATCAAGCGCTCGATCATCGTTAGCGAGATCCGCAGCTTTTTTGAAAAGCATGGATTTTTAGAGGTCGAAACGCCGATGATGCACCCAATCGCAGGCGGCGCGAACGCTAAGCCATTTATCACGCACCACAACGCCCTCGACGTCGATCGTTATCTGCGTATCGCGCCGGAGCTGTATCTCAAGCGTCTCGTCGTAGGCGGCATGGAGGCGGTCTTTGAGATCAACCGAAACTTCCGCAACGAGGGTATGGACCTGACGCACAATCCGGAATTTACAAGCATAGAATTCTACTGGGCGTGGCATGATTATAACGACGCGATGAACCTAACCGAGGAGCTATTTAAAGCGCTATTTAAGAGGCTCGGGCTAGGCGAAATTTTAACCTACGATGAGCGCGAGATCGATTTTTCAAAGCCTTTTGCGCGCATAAAGTATCTCGATGCGCTTACTCAGATAGGCGGCATCGAGCCGCAGATCGTAAATGATCGCGAAAAGATCATCGCTAAACTCAAAGAGGATAGGTTTGAAGTCAATGAAAAGCTCGATCTAGGCCACCTGCAGAGCGAACTTTTTGATAATTACGTAGAAGCTAAGCTCATAAATCCGACCTTCATCGTGGATTTTCCGATCTCGATCAGCCCGCTTTCGCGCAGAAGCGACGAAAATCCGCAGATAGCCGAAAGATTTGAGCTTTACATCGCAGGCAAGGAGCTAGCCAACGCCTTTAACGAGCTGAACGATCCGCTCGATCAATACGCCAGATTTAAGGCGCAAATCGACGCTAAAAACGCGGGCGACGACGAAGCTCACGAGATGGACGAGGATTACGTCCGCGCGCTTAGCTACGCGATGCCACCGACTACCGGCTGGGGGCTTGGAATCGATCGCTTGGCGATGATTTTGCTGAATAAAAAGTCGATCCGCGACGTGATTTTGTTCCCTGCGATGAGGCCGCTAAATTTAGAGAAGGAGTGA
- a CDS encoding Fur family transcriptional regulator: protein MNAKIENLEFDALIVEFKKALAASGLKYTKQREVLLRTLYNNNKHFTPEALHNEIKAKFPELNVGIATVYRTLNLLEDSGMATSISFGAQGKKFELANKPHHDHLICKSCNKIIEFQDATIERKQLAVAKEHGFTLTGHMMQLYGICPECAVKRK from the coding sequence ATGAATGCAAAAATCGAAAATTTAGAGTTTGACGCTCTAATTGTTGAGTTTAAAAAGGCGCTTGCCGCTAGCGGTTTAAAATATACTAAGCAGCGCGAGGTTTTGCTCCGCACGCTTTATAACAATAACAAACACTTCACACCTGAGGCGCTTCACAACGAGATCAAAGCGAAATTTCCGGAGCTGAACGTAGGCATAGCGACGGTGTATCGTACCTTAAATTTGCTTGAGGATTCAGGTATGGCAACGTCGATCTCATTTGGCGCACAGGGTAAGAAATTTGAGCTTGCCAACAAGCCTCACCACGACCATCTAATCTGCAAAAGCTGCAATAAGATCATAGAATTTCAAGACGCCACTATCGAGCGCAAACAGCTTGCCGTCGCCAAAGAGCACGGATTTACGCTCACGGGACATATGATGCAGCTGTATGGAATTTGCCCTGAATGCGCGGTAAAAAGGAAGTAG
- a CDS encoding CvpA family protein has product MEGINWFDVGCLVLVVLFGLRGITNGIVKEIFGILGLIGGLFAAMRYKTMAGEWIAAKIPALQNANGVLSGDTTQVLIGFIAVLFGVWISCLIIGEIISKFFKWSGLGFVDKIGGFVFSVSKIFLIFAVIVTLASGPMSMNEQTKKYFESSKTAPIFLKIGNWILNLKDDPKIKQSLDSIGSKMDDKLLKDQNSTTRMNSDQNQSTEPSDFNASSEVNSTERTKL; this is encoded by the coding sequence ATGGAAGGTATTAATTGGTTCGACGTCGGCTGTTTAGTACTCGTAGTGCTCTTTGGACTGCGCGGCATCACCAACGGCATCGTTAAAGAAATTTTTGGAATTTTGGGTCTCATCGGCGGTCTTTTTGCCGCGATGCGTTATAAAACTATGGCAGGCGAGTGGATTGCGGCCAAAATTCCAGCTTTGCAGAATGCAAACGGCGTGCTTTCGGGCGACACGACGCAAGTTCTCATCGGCTTTATCGCTGTGCTTTTTGGCGTATGGATCTCGTGTCTGATTATAGGTGAAATCATTTCAAAATTCTTTAAATGGAGCGGACTCGGATTTGTCGATAAGATCGGCGGCTTTGTGTTTAGCGTAAGTAAAATTTTCTTGATTTTTGCCGTTATTGTTACACTTGCAAGCGGTCCTATGTCGATGAATGAACAGACTAAAAAGTATTTTGAAAGCAGCAAAACTGCGCCGATTTTCTTAAAAATCGGAAATTGGATTTTAAATCTCAAAGATGATCCGAAGATCAAACAAAGCTTGGATTCTATCGGTTCTAAGATGGATGATAAGCTCTTAAAAGATCAAAATTCTACCACCCGTATGAACTCGGATCAAAATCAAAGCACTGAACCTAGCGATTTTAACGCCAGTTCAGAAGTAAATTCTACAGAAAGGACAAAATTATGA
- a CDS encoding type IV pilus twitching motility protein PilT has product MEEVQRNLVDIETLLKTVVFNKASDLHLVSRSAPQIRIDGTLRPLAMDPLKGTDIEYICYALITDAQKSALEENKELDFAIELPNIGRFRGNYYYTMNGDLAAAFRIIPIDIPSLDDLKAPTIFKEVVKHEKGMILVTGPTGSGKSTTLAAMLNEINEKERKHIITVEDPVEFVHTNKKALFSHRNIGTDTHSYANALKFALREDPDIILVGEMRDRETISIAITAAETGHLVFGTLHTNSAMQTINRIIDSFDGGEQLQVRNMLSVSLTAVISQSLLPKLGGGRIAIHEILLNNNAVANLIRENKVHQIYSQMQLNQQSTGMITQTQAMVKAIRANQISKDTAFRYSTNLQELIGVVGA; this is encoded by the coding sequence ATGGAAGAAGTTCAAAGAAATTTAGTAGATATCGAAACCCTACTAAAAACCGTCGTTTTTAACAAAGCGAGCGACCTTCACTTAGTTTCGCGCTCGGCGCCTCAAATACGTATCGACGGAACATTGCGCCCACTTGCTATGGATCCGCTTAAGGGCACGGATATCGAGTATATCTGCTACGCGCTCATTACCGATGCCCAAAAAAGTGCGCTCGAGGAAAATAAAGAGCTCGACTTTGCGATCGAGCTTCCTAATATCGGACGCTTCCGTGGAAATTACTACTACACTATGAACGGCGATTTGGCTGCCGCATTTCGTATTATTCCTATCGATATTCCTAGCCTGGATGATTTAAAAGCCCCTACGATTTTTAAAGAGGTAGTCAAGCACGAAAAAGGCATGATTTTGGTTACCGGACCTACCGGTAGTGGTAAATCAACTACTCTTGCCGCGATGCTAAACGAGATTAACGAAAAAGAGCGCAAGCACATCATCACCGTTGAAGATCCGGTTGAGTTCGTCCATACCAATAAAAAAGCGCTTTTCTCTCACAGAAATATCGGCACTGATACCCATTCCTACGCTAATGCATTAAAATTTGCCTTGCGTGAGGACCCGGACATTATCCTAGTTGGTGAGATGCGTGATAGAGAGACTATCTCGATCGCCATTACCGCGGCTGAGACCGGTCACTTGGTATTTGGTACGCTACACACCAACTCCGCGATGCAAACGATCAACCGTATTATCGATAGCTTTGATGGCGGCGAGCAGCTCCAAGTGCGAAATATGCTCTCCGTGTCACTTACCGCGGTCATCTCGCAATCACTTTTGCCAAAGCTTGGCGGCGGACGTATCGCGATCCATGAAATTTTGCTCAATAACAATGCCGTAGCAAATCTAATCCGCGAAAACAAGGTGCATCAAATTTACTCTCAAATGCAGCTAAATCAGCAATCTACTGGTATGATAACTCAAACTCAAGCGATGGTTAAAGCGATCCGTGCAAATCAAATTTCAAAAGACACGGCATTTAGGTATTCGACTAACCTACAAGAGCTAATAGGCGTGGTGGGTGCTTGA
- the gatC gene encoding Asp-tRNA(Asn)/Glu-tRNA(Gln) amidotransferase subunit GatC, with translation MIIDDALLSKLERLSALKIPDAKREEFKGQLNNIVDFVEILNELDLQSGEAAITTLKGGTPFRKDIPRKSDVAESVLKHAPQSEGGYFVVPKIID, from the coding sequence ATGATAATAGACGACGCCTTGCTAAGTAAGCTGGAAAGGCTATCCGCTCTTAAAATTCCAGATGCTAAGCGAGAAGAATTTAAAGGTCAATTAAATAATATCGTAGATTTTGTAGAAATTCTAAATGAGCTGGATTTACAAAGCGGCGAGGCGGCTATCACTACGCTGAAAGGCGGTACTCCGTTTCGCAAAGATATTCCACGCAAAAGCGACGTCGCAGAAAGCGTCTTAAAGCATGCTCCGCAGTCCGAAGGTGGCTACTTCGTAGTACCGAAAATCATAGATTGA